One segment of Trachemys scripta elegans isolate TJP31775 chromosome 1, CAS_Tse_1.0, whole genome shotgun sequence DNA contains the following:
- the GYG2 gene encoding glycogenin-2 isoform X2: MAADQAFVTLGTDDVYCQGALVLGQSLRNHMTSRKLAILITPQVSSVMRAVLCSVFDEVIEVDAIDSADSMHLALLERPELGVTFTKLHCWTLTQYSKCVFMDADTLVLCNIDELFEREELSAAPDSGWPDCFNSGVFVFRPSVETYNRLLQFATEYGSFDGGDQGLLNSFFSNWATTDIGKHLPFIYNLSSSAIYTYVPAFKHFGRDAKVVHFLGSAKPWHYEYNPQTRTITQDGSTSGSQHQFSYLVLWWKIYYASILPLLEKLPEMEDMESQGQKHIFIGDEIRPKNENPLVINSLQIPVFPEQTSEIDNTTCPPEEFDTKTPPVPQVEQHNSEVRLPEPDQPLEQLAFHPAPQQTLKLDETTHLISELSTQLKPEEPNAEDERKKWEEGRMDYMGKDAFEHIKKKLDTFLK; the protein is encoded by the exons CAGATCAGGCATTTGTGACCCTTGGTACAGATGATGTTTATTGCCAAGGAGCTTTGGTTCTTGGACAGTCCTTGAGGAATCACATGACATCTAGAAAGCTGGCCATACTAATTACACCACAGGTCTCCAGTGTCATGAG GGCTGTCCTCTGCAGTGTGTTTGATGAAGTGATTGAAGTGGATGCAATTGACAGTGCTGACTCGATGCACTTGGCTTTGCTGGAGAGGCCAGAGCTGGGTGTAACCTTCACCAAACTTCACTGTTGGACTCTCACTCAGTATAGCAAATGTGTCTTTATGGATGCAGACACTTTG gTGTTATGTAACATTGATGAATTGTTTGAACGGGAAGAGCTTTCAGCAGCTCCTGATTCTGGCTGGCCAGATTGCTTTAATAGTGGCGTATTTGTCTTTCGACCTTCTGTAGAAACTTATAACCGTCTGCTGCAGTTTGCTACTGAATATGGCAGCTTTGATG GTGGTGATCAAGGCTTACTAAATAGTTTCTTCAGTAACTGGGCAACAACAGATATTGGCAAACATTTACCATTTATCTACAACTTAAGCAGTAGTGCTATCTACACGTATGTTCCTGCTTTCAAACA TTTTGGCAGAGATGCAAAGGTAGTTCATTTTTTGGGGTCAGCAAAGCCCTGGCACTACGAGTACAACCCTCAAACAAGAACAATTACACAGGATGGCTCCACCTCAGGATCTCAGCATCAGTTTTCATATCTTGTACTCTGGTGGAAGATATACTATGCTAGCATATTGCCTTTGTTAGAAAAACTTCCAGAGATGGAAGACATGGAATCCCAGGGACAAAAG CACATTTTCATTGGAGATGAAATTAGACCGAAAAATGAGAATCCCCTTGTTATCAATTCTCTGCAAATCCCTGTGTTTCCAGAACAGACATCTGAAATAGACAACACTACTTGCCCACCTGAAGAGTTTGATACTAAAACT CCACCTGTACCTCAAGTTGAACAACACAATTCTGAAGTCCGTCTCCCTGAGCCAGACCAGCCATTAGAACAGCTTGCCTTTCATCCTGCCCCTCAGCAAACCTTGAAACTG GATGAGACTACCCATCTTATTTCTGAGCTGTCCACTCAGCTGAAACCAGAAGAGCCAAATGCAGAAGATGAACGGAAGAAGTGGGAGGAAGGCCGTATGGACTACATGGGGAAGGATGCTTTTGAacatattaaaaagaaattggatacatttttaaagtag
- the GYG2 gene encoding glycogenin-2 isoform X1: MAVADQAFVTLGTDDVYCQGALVLGQSLRNHMTSRKLAILITPQVSSVMRAVLCSVFDEVIEVDAIDSADSMHLALLERPELGVTFTKLHCWTLTQYSKCVFMDADTLVLCNIDELFEREELSAAPDSGWPDCFNSGVFVFRPSVETYNRLLQFATEYGSFDGGDQGLLNSFFSNWATTDIGKHLPFIYNLSSSAIYTYVPAFKHFGRDAKVVHFLGSAKPWHYEYNPQTRTITQDGSTSGSQHQFSYLVLWWKIYYASILPLLEKLPEMEDMESQGQKHIFIGDEIRPKNENPLVINSLQIPVFPEQTSEIDNTTCPPEEFDTKTPPVPQVEQHNSEVRLPEPDQPLEQLAFHPAPQQTLKLDETTHLISELSTQLKPEEPNAEDERKKWEEGRMDYMGKDAFEHIKKKLDTFLK; the protein is encoded by the exons TAGCAGATCAGGCATTTGTGACCCTTGGTACAGATGATGTTTATTGCCAAGGAGCTTTGGTTCTTGGACAGTCCTTGAGGAATCACATGACATCTAGAAAGCTGGCCATACTAATTACACCACAGGTCTCCAGTGTCATGAG GGCTGTCCTCTGCAGTGTGTTTGATGAAGTGATTGAAGTGGATGCAATTGACAGTGCTGACTCGATGCACTTGGCTTTGCTGGAGAGGCCAGAGCTGGGTGTAACCTTCACCAAACTTCACTGTTGGACTCTCACTCAGTATAGCAAATGTGTCTTTATGGATGCAGACACTTTG gTGTTATGTAACATTGATGAATTGTTTGAACGGGAAGAGCTTTCAGCAGCTCCTGATTCTGGCTGGCCAGATTGCTTTAATAGTGGCGTATTTGTCTTTCGACCTTCTGTAGAAACTTATAACCGTCTGCTGCAGTTTGCTACTGAATATGGCAGCTTTGATG GTGGTGATCAAGGCTTACTAAATAGTTTCTTCAGTAACTGGGCAACAACAGATATTGGCAAACATTTACCATTTATCTACAACTTAAGCAGTAGTGCTATCTACACGTATGTTCCTGCTTTCAAACA TTTTGGCAGAGATGCAAAGGTAGTTCATTTTTTGGGGTCAGCAAAGCCCTGGCACTACGAGTACAACCCTCAAACAAGAACAATTACACAGGATGGCTCCACCTCAGGATCTCAGCATCAGTTTTCATATCTTGTACTCTGGTGGAAGATATACTATGCTAGCATATTGCCTTTGTTAGAAAAACTTCCAGAGATGGAAGACATGGAATCCCAGGGACAAAAG CACATTTTCATTGGAGATGAAATTAGACCGAAAAATGAGAATCCCCTTGTTATCAATTCTCTGCAAATCCCTGTGTTTCCAGAACAGACATCTGAAATAGACAACACTACTTGCCCACCTGAAGAGTTTGATACTAAAACT CCACCTGTACCTCAAGTTGAACAACACAATTCTGAAGTCCGTCTCCCTGAGCCAGACCAGCCATTAGAACAGCTTGCCTTTCATCCTGCCCCTCAGCAAACCTTGAAACTG GATGAGACTACCCATCTTATTTCTGAGCTGTCCACTCAGCTGAAACCAGAAGAGCCAAATGCAGAAGATGAACGGAAGAAGTGGGAGGAAGGCCGTATGGACTACATGGGGAAGGATGCTTTTGAacatattaaaaagaaattggatacatttttaaagtag